The following are encoded in a window of Solibacillus sp. FSL R7-0668 genomic DNA:
- a CDS encoding DUF2785 domain-containing protein gives MNTETYHQIFALTQEERKQYIEENPLVVQHILQTVGQEQAELRDQLNYRLFIQLLSENSLSKPMIHDFVDELTSIKGLVFNIGEKHTNSVFLRSYAALFLAAIVNADRQLQYLTDEQLESLTQNTIALLAKEQDLRSFVSAEQGWAHSIANCSELMCAIIQHPKFQIRYTAQILQAIRANIWKGYVFQDDEEERFCNMIEALLAKGIDEELFIEWTEQLFDYLQMVAYEQGYDAIWFKARTNQLNIAKTLYFYLKFANRHDKLRGIVSIFIQRWIKLN, from the coding sequence TTGAACACAGAGACATATCATCAAATTTTTGCGCTGACACAAGAAGAGCGTAAACAGTATATAGAAGAAAATCCATTGGTAGTCCAGCACATATTGCAAACAGTTGGGCAGGAGCAAGCTGAATTAAGAGATCAGTTGAACTATCGTTTATTTATTCAATTATTATCAGAAAATAGCTTATCGAAACCGATGATCCATGACTTTGTTGACGAACTTACTTCAATTAAAGGGTTAGTTTTTAATATTGGGGAAAAACATACGAACAGTGTATTTTTACGTTCGTATGCCGCGCTATTTTTAGCAGCGATTGTCAACGCAGACCGACAGCTACAGTATTTAACGGACGAGCAATTGGAAAGCTTAACACAAAATACGATTGCTCTTTTGGCAAAGGAGCAGGATTTACGCAGCTTTGTTAGTGCGGAGCAGGGATGGGCCCATAGCATTGCCAATTGCAGTGAATTAATGTGCGCAATTATTCAGCATCCAAAATTTCAAATTCGCTATACGGCACAAATTTTACAAGCGATTCGTGCAAACATTTGGAAGGGCTATGTTTTCCAAGATGATGAAGAAGAACGTTTCTGCAATATGATTGAAGCGTTACTTGCAAAGGGAATTGATGAAGAACTATTTATTGAGTGGACGGAGCAACTGTTTGATTACTTGCAGATGGTTGCCTATGAGCAAGGTTATGACGCCATTTGGTTTAAAGCACGTACCAATCAATTAAACATCGCTAAAACACTATACTTTTATTTGAAATTTGCAAATCGACATGACAAATTACGCGGAATTGTATCCATCTTTATTCAGCGCTGGATTAAATTAAATTAG
- a CDS encoding 5'-nucleotidase C-terminal domain-containing protein has protein sequence MKKRKMYSATALAATTAVLVGVTGVSAEQTLFTDVPANHPYGEPITALAALGVVNGFGDGTFKPDAAVTRGQAAKMIAGAFQLNNPAVENLQFTDVAKTSPYYSAILALVSLGVITGYEDQTFRPAENLTHGHIKVIIERVSAAYPVDAAALFTLANVAFDEKKNITRGELASILTEALKLVEENSKYFNLSVMHVNDTHGRVDVFPKLMTAVKEQRAKTPDALLLHAGDAFSGTLYFNEFEGKADLPFLNAMNFDAMVFGNHEFDLGSSPEGHKALADFVKAAKFPFISANTDFSKDSLFTGLFTDLISSEPENGKIYSGMIKEINGEKVGIFGLTTSETKDISSPGSVVFEDYIEEANKAVKAFEDKGVNKIIALTHIGYDDNVAYDNDQMLAKSVPGIDIIVGGHTHTELKEPVVVNTNTVGEKKDATLIVQAYQYSDYLGTLNVAFDENGVVVNHKGQLIKVGELAEDPEGVKLLAPYKAKVDATEKAEIGVTLTQELANPRSSETSPVSVRNSETALGNIITDGMLAKAKKSTDKKVVMALQNGGGIRAAINEGPITTGEVITVLPFGNTLALADVTGAELKATFEHAVKDAPKESGGFLHISGAKFEYDSTKNAGSRVVSLKYFDEATNSYVDIQDNQTYTIATNAFTAKGGDGFADLKAAYAAGRVTDLGLSDWENLKEQFISLKEIPYELQGRIVDVAATK, from the coding sequence ATGAAAAAGCGTAAAATGTATTCAGCAACAGCATTGGCGGCTACTACTGCCGTTTTAGTTGGAGTAACAGGGGTTTCAGCAGAGCAAACACTGTTTACAGATGTACCAGCAAATCATCCATATGGGGAACCAATTACAGCTTTAGCAGCACTAGGGGTTGTTAATGGCTTTGGGGATGGCACATTTAAGCCTGATGCAGCTGTTACACGTGGACAAGCAGCAAAAATGATTGCGGGTGCTTTCCAATTAAATAACCCAGCTGTAGAAAACTTGCAATTTACAGATGTTGCAAAGACAAGCCCTTATTACTCAGCAATCTTAGCACTGGTTTCATTAGGAGTTATTACGGGCTATGAAGACCAAACATTCCGTCCAGCAGAAAATTTAACTCATGGACATATTAAAGTTATTATTGAAAGAGTGAGTGCAGCATATCCTGTGGATGCAGCTGCATTATTTACGCTTGCTAACGTTGCGTTCGATGAGAAGAAGAATATTACACGTGGCGAGCTAGCGAGTATTTTAACAGAGGCATTAAAGTTAGTTGAAGAAAATAGTAAATACTTTAACTTATCAGTGATGCATGTAAACGATACACATGGTCGTGTAGATGTTTTCCCTAAATTAATGACAGCTGTAAAAGAACAGCGTGCAAAAACACCAGACGCGCTATTATTACATGCTGGAGATGCATTTAGTGGTACATTATACTTCAATGAATTTGAAGGGAAAGCAGATCTTCCGTTTTTAAATGCAATGAATTTCGATGCGATGGTATTCGGAAATCATGAATTTGACTTAGGCTCTTCTCCAGAGGGACATAAAGCATTAGCAGATTTCGTGAAAGCGGCGAAATTCCCATTCATTTCAGCAAATACAGATTTCTCGAAGGATAGCTTGTTTACAGGCTTGTTTACAGATTTAATTTCAAGTGAGCCAGAGAATGGAAAAATCTATTCAGGGATGATTAAAGAAATTAATGGTGAAAAGGTGGGTATTTTTGGTTTAACGACTTCTGAAACGAAAGATATCTCTTCACCAGGCAGTGTTGTATTTGAAGATTATATCGAAGAAGCAAACAAAGCTGTAAAAGCATTCGAGGATAAAGGTGTAAACAAAATTATTGCATTAACGCATATTGGCTATGATGATAATGTTGCCTATGATAATGACCAAATGTTAGCAAAATCAGTACCAGGTATTGATATTATCGTTGGCGGTCACACGCATACAGAGTTAAAAGAGCCTGTCGTAGTGAACACGAATACGGTTGGTGAGAAAAAGGATGCTACATTAATCGTTCAAGCTTACCAATACTCAGATTACTTAGGGACATTAAACGTAGCATTTGATGAAAATGGCGTTGTCGTAAACCATAAAGGCCAGTTAATTAAAGTTGGTGAGCTAGCAGAAGATCCAGAAGGTGTGAAATTACTAGCCCCTTATAAAGCAAAAGTGGATGCAACTGAAAAGGCTGAAATTGGTGTGACATTAACACAAGAGTTAGCTAATCCACGTAGCTCTGAAACAAGCCCAGTGAGTGTTCGTAATAGCGAAACGGCACTAGGTAATATTATTACAGACGGTATGTTAGCGAAGGCTAAAAAATCGACAGATAAAAAAGTTGTGATGGCCTTACAAAATGGTGGTGGTATTCGCGCTGCTATAAATGAAGGACCAATTACAACAGGTGAAGTCATTACGGTATTGCCATTTGGAAACACATTAGCCCTAGCGGATGTAACAGGTGCTGAGCTAAAAGCAACATTTGAGCATGCAGTAAAAGATGCACCGAAAGAAAGTGGCGGCTTCCTTCACATTTCAGGCGCAAAATTTGAATATGATTCTACGAAAAACGCTGGCTCACGTGTAGTATCATTGAAATACTTTGATGAAGCTACAAATAGCTATGTAGATATTCAAGACAATCAAACGTATACAATTGCAACAAACGCATTCACTGCTAAAGGTGGAGACGGCTTTGCAGACTTAAAAGCAGCTTATGCAGCCGGTCGTGTGACAGACTTAGGTTTATCTGATTGGGAAAACTTAAAAGAACAGTTTATCTCATTAAAGGAAATTCCATATGAACTACAAGGACGTATTGTTGACGTAGCAGCAACAAAATAA
- the acnA gene encoding aconitate hydratase AcnA yields MANLHNSRASFEVNGKSYGYYRLAAIEEAGIANVSRLPYSIKVLLESVLRQYDNYVIKEEHVNELAKFGSHDKEAEVPFKPSRVVLQDFTGVPVVVDLASLRSAMKEMGGDPAKINPAIPVDLVIDHSVQVDKYGNAAALQANMDLEFERNAERYNFLKWAQTAYDNFRAVPPATGIVHQVNLEYLAPIVHVNETEDGLVAFPDSVVGTDSHTTMINGIGVLGWGVGGIEAEAGMLGQPSYFPIPDVIGVKLVGELPNGTTATDLALKVTQVLRQRGVVNKFVEFFGPGVVKLPLADRATISNMAPEYGATCGFFAVDEESLNYMRLTGRDEEHIAVVEAYLKANDMFFNPDLEPVYTDVLEINLAEIEANLSGPKRPQDLIPLTEMKKVYRESVVAPQGTQGFGLTEEEFSKTSTANFADGAVEIPAGAVAIAAITSCTNTSNPYVLLAAGLVAKKAVELGIKPAKWVKTSLAPGSKVVTGYLEESGLQEYFDAIGFNTVGYGCTTCIGNSGPLLPEIEEAIKSNDLFVTSVLSGNRNFEGRVHPLVKANFLASPPLVVAYALAGTVDIDLQKDAIAVTPEGKEVFFADIWPSTEEVNAVLNKVVTRELFQKEYETVFTANEAWNAIETSTENLYTFDDKSTYIQNPPFFTGLSKEPGAIQTLEGMRVMAKFGDSITTDHISPAGAIGKDTPAGKYLIENGVAIRDFNSYGSRRGNHEVMMRGTFANIRIRNQIAPGTEGGFTTYWPTGEVEYIYDACMKYQEAGTGLVVLAGNDYGMGSSRDWAAKGTFLLGVKTVIAQSYERIHRSNLVMMGVLPLQFMAGESADTLGLKGDETISVNLTDDVKPRDILTVTATSPEGKVTEFKALARFDSEVEVDYYRHGGILQMVLRAKAAQ; encoded by the coding sequence ATGGCAAACTTACACAACAGCCGCGCTTCATTTGAAGTAAATGGTAAGTCTTATGGCTACTACCGTTTAGCTGCTATTGAAGAAGCTGGTATCGCAAACGTATCACGCCTACCTTACTCAATTAAAGTATTATTAGAATCAGTATTACGTCAATATGACAACTATGTAATTAAAGAAGAGCATGTAAACGAATTAGCAAAATTCGGTTCACACGACAAAGAAGCAGAAGTTCCATTCAAGCCTTCACGTGTAGTATTACAAGACTTCACTGGTGTACCAGTAGTAGTTGACTTAGCTTCATTACGTTCTGCAATGAAAGAAATGGGTGGAGACCCAGCTAAAATCAATCCTGCTATTCCAGTTGACCTTGTAATTGACCACTCAGTACAAGTTGACAAATACGGTAACGCAGCAGCATTACAAGCGAACATGGATTTAGAGTTCGAGCGTAACGCTGAACGTTATAACTTCTTAAAATGGGCTCAAACTGCTTATGATAACTTCCGCGCTGTACCACCAGCAACTGGTATCGTACACCAAGTTAACTTAGAGTATTTAGCTCCAATCGTTCATGTAAACGAAACAGAAGACGGTTTAGTAGCATTCCCTGACTCAGTAGTAGGTACTGACTCTCACACAACAATGATCAACGGTATCGGTGTTCTAGGTTGGGGTGTAGGTGGTATCGAAGCTGAAGCTGGTATGTTAGGTCAACCATCTTACTTCCCAATTCCTGATGTTATCGGTGTTAAATTAGTAGGCGAATTACCAAACGGTACAACTGCTACTGACTTAGCATTAAAAGTAACACAAGTATTACGTCAACGCGGCGTAGTAAACAAATTCGTAGAGTTCTTCGGTCCTGGTGTTGTTAAATTACCATTAGCTGACCGTGCTACAATCTCAAACATGGCTCCAGAATACGGTGCTACTTGTGGTTTCTTCGCAGTTGACGAAGAATCATTAAACTACATGCGCTTAACTGGCCGTGACGAAGAGCACATCGCTGTTGTTGAAGCTTACTTAAAAGCAAACGACATGTTCTTCAACCCGGACTTAGAGCCTGTTTACACTGACGTTTTAGAAATTAACTTAGCAGAAATCGAAGCTAACCTTTCTGGTCCTAAGCGTCCACAAGATTTAATTCCTTTAACTGAAATGAAAAAAGTTTACCGCGAGTCAGTAGTAGCTCCTCAAGGTACACAAGGTTTCGGTTTAACAGAAGAAGAATTTTCAAAAACATCAACTGCTAACTTTGCAGACGGTGCTGTTGAAATTCCAGCAGGTGCTGTAGCAATTGCTGCGATCACTTCTTGTACAAATACATCTAACCCATACGTATTATTAGCTGCTGGTTTAGTTGCTAAAAAAGCGGTTGAGTTAGGAATCAAACCTGCTAAGTGGGTTAAAACTTCTTTAGCACCAGGTTCTAAAGTAGTAACTGGTTACTTAGAAGAGTCAGGATTACAAGAGTACTTCGACGCAATCGGTTTCAACACTGTAGGTTACGGTTGTACAACATGTATCGGTAACTCAGGTCCGTTATTACCAGAAATCGAAGAAGCAATCAAATCAAACGATTTATTCGTAACTTCTGTATTATCAGGTAACCGTAACTTCGAAGGTCGTGTACACCCATTAGTAAAAGCGAACTTCTTAGCATCACCACCATTAGTAGTGGCTTATGCTTTAGCTGGTACTGTAGATATCGACTTACAAAAAGACGCTATCGCTGTAACTCCAGAAGGTAAAGAAGTATTCTTTGCTGATATCTGGCCATCAACTGAAGAAGTTAATGCTGTATTAAATAAAGTTGTAACTCGTGAATTATTCCAAAAAGAATACGAAACAGTATTCACTGCGAACGAAGCTTGGAATGCAATCGAAACTTCAACTGAAAACTTATATACTTTCGATGACAAATCAACTTACATCCAAAACCCACCATTCTTCACTGGTTTATCTAAAGAGCCAGGTGCGATCCAAACTTTAGAAGGTATGCGTGTAATGGCTAAGTTCGGTGACTCTATCACAACTGACCATATCTCTCCTGCAGGGGCAATCGGTAAAGATACACCAGCTGGTAAGTACTTAATCGAAAACGGCGTAGCTATCCGTGACTTCAACTCTTACGGCTCTCGTCGTGGTAACCACGAAGTAATGATGCGTGGTACATTCGCGAACATCCGTATCCGTAACCAAATCGCTCCAGGTACAGAAGGTGGTTTCACTACTTACTGGCCAACAGGCGAAGTTGAGTACATTTACGATGCATGCATGAAGTACCAAGAAGCAGGCACTGGCTTAGTAGTATTAGCTGGTAACGACTACGGTATGGGTTCATCTCGTGACTGGGCTGCTAAAGGTACATTCTTATTAGGCGTTAAAACAGTAATCGCACAATCTTATGAGCGTATCCACCGTTCTAACTTAGTAATGATGGGCGTATTACCATTACAATTCATGGCTGGTGAATCAGCTGATACTTTAGGATTAAAAGGTGACGAAACAATTTCTGTTAACTTAACAGATGATGTTAAACCACGTGACATCTTAACTGTTACTGCAACTTCTCCAGAAGGTAAAGTAACTGAGTTCAAAGCATTAGCTCGTTTCGATTCAGAAGTAGAAGTAGACTACTACCGTCATGGTGGTATCTTACAAATGGTATTACGTGCGAAAGCTGCACAATAA
- a CDS encoding AAA family ATPase, which produces MAKQLQMIQQRLNEYFYDREEEVEALLTALLSKQHLLFIGPAGTGKSILSSMLGEIVEESHYFQHLLTPFSTPEELFGVLSLKDLEQGVYKRNVSNMLPEAHFAFVDEIFKANSAILNSLLTLINERIFYNNGVPVPSPLMTIVGSSNEYIEEGEGLEALFDRFLLRYEVNYIREADSFIAMLKDQNPIVIPKMTMQELCAHQEQVANVTISDTIYQAIAKVRQALHDAAIRPSDRRFKQSLSILRAKAYLAGRSHVIRSDLAIMGNILWETIDQKNATQEIINETVFDTVEAFIHRTTTEFETLLMTAQNTMQNKTALARTQLSHLLMQGKTLYMEVENMNRQIPNRPELQHLKVDMHKRLLQMTSDVIGF; this is translated from the coding sequence TTGGCTAAGCAATTACAAATGATTCAACAAAGATTAAATGAGTATTTTTATGACCGTGAAGAGGAGGTTGAAGCGTTACTGACCGCCTTACTTTCAAAACAACATTTACTATTTATTGGACCTGCTGGAACAGGGAAGAGCATACTGTCATCCATGCTTGGCGAGATTGTCGAGGAAAGTCATTATTTTCAGCATTTACTGACCCCATTCAGTACGCCTGAAGAATTATTTGGTGTTCTGTCGCTAAAGGATTTAGAGCAAGGAGTATATAAGCGTAATGTTTCGAACATGCTCCCAGAAGCCCATTTCGCATTTGTCGATGAGATTTTCAAAGCCAATTCAGCTATTTTAAATTCTTTATTAACGTTAATTAATGAGCGTATTTTTTATAATAACGGCGTGCCCGTGCCCTCACCATTGATGACAATTGTCGGCTCTTCAAATGAGTATATTGAAGAGGGGGAAGGGCTAGAAGCGTTATTTGATCGCTTTTTACTACGCTACGAAGTGAATTATATCCGTGAGGCAGATTCCTTTATTGCCATGTTAAAGGACCAAAATCCGATCGTAATACCAAAAATGACGATGCAGGAGCTATGTGCACATCAAGAGCAGGTTGCTAACGTTACAATATCCGATACGATTTATCAAGCAATCGCGAAAGTTCGGCAAGCATTACATGATGCGGCCATTCGTCCATCTGACCGACGCTTCAAGCAATCGCTATCCATTTTACGAGCAAAGGCTTATTTAGCGGGCCGTTCCCACGTAATACGCTCTGATTTGGCTATTATGGGCAATATTTTGTGGGAAACGATTGATCAAAAAAATGCGACACAGGAAATTATAAATGAAACGGTATTTGATACAGTCGAAGCCTTTATCCATCGAACAACGACCGAATTCGAAACGCTATTAATGACAGCACAAAACACGATGCAAAATAAAACAGCGCTTGCTCGTACGCAACTGAGTCATTTACTAATGCAAGGAAAAACTTTATACATGGAAGTGGAAAATATGAACCGGCAAATTCCCAATCGCCCGGAGCTTCAGCATTTAAAGGTGGACATGCATAAGCGCTTATTACAAATGACATCAGATGTGATCGGTTTTTAG
- a CDS encoding YhgE/Pip domain-containing protein: MGSFQLFGKELQSLKNRKGLLFTLIGVMLIPIVYVAVLLSATWGPYDNLDNLPVAFVNKDVGGVSGGQPINVGEDLMATLKDSKSLGWHFVSEQEAKKGLDNQTYYLVVEVPEDFSQKVTTVLDANPQVPELRYIQNEGLNFMGAQVTNSAVEKLREQLGDKITATYARTVLSRFADIESGFASGADGSQQIADGSAQLAQGTNTLLTSLTEKSSDINQLAAGAKQADAGAGELLSAITGGSSNISKLANGSKEVATGASQLKVGSEQVLAGLNSLQGGTNQVYDGLQQLQPGSQNLLAGLQQLSAGANQLYAGVALGDGTAANPGLANGLAQLATVLQSKEQSIQQLAQGAQLLQGLAQAPGLETYKDNLLALSAGLTELGQIYPVAVQSAGALNNGAQQIVQSMPTLTQGLESAVSGQQSIVGGIGALVDGQAQAVAGVNKLVVGQTAVVAGAAKLSSGSSQLAAGNTTLLNSWGQLGAGASSLKNGLTQISTGNETVATGWQTMTEGVTSLNDGANRLQDGSNQLVTGLEGGRDQVAALKITDANISMFASPVKLAGDKVNTYEYYRDSTAPYVLSLALFVGMLVLSFFVDFKKPVVFPKSAVSWFVSKWLQLAGFATIQAILVAAFTLLALQLQVENVMMFFLFAILASITFMSIVFFLVSSADNVGRFIALVLVVAQLSITGANLPIPMLPENLQSLSTLLPFTYSISGFKSAITLGDTSLVMSNSSILALYLVGASVLAFVTFVVSYKSLTTKYTPEVQPTA, translated from the coding sequence ATGGGGTCTTTTCAGTTATTTGGGAAGGAATTGCAATCACTGAAAAATCGTAAAGGGTTATTATTTACGCTAATCGGTGTCATGCTAATTCCAATTGTCTACGTAGCAGTATTATTATCTGCTACTTGGGGACCATATGACAATCTTGACAACTTACCGGTTGCATTCGTTAACAAGGATGTAGGAGGGGTGTCAGGGGGACAACCGATCAATGTCGGCGAAGATTTAATGGCAACATTAAAAGACAGTAAATCACTTGGTTGGCATTTTGTATCGGAGCAAGAGGCAAAGAAGGGGTTAGACAATCAAACGTATTATTTAGTTGTTGAGGTGCCGGAAGACTTCTCACAAAAAGTAACAACGGTATTAGATGCAAATCCGCAAGTGCCAGAGCTACGCTATATCCAAAATGAAGGGCTAAACTTCATGGGCGCGCAAGTAACAAATAGCGCGGTGGAAAAGCTTCGTGAGCAACTAGGTGATAAAATTACGGCAACTTATGCCCGTACAGTATTATCGCGCTTTGCAGACATTGAATCAGGCTTTGCATCAGGGGCAGATGGTTCACAGCAAATTGCAGATGGTTCTGCACAATTAGCACAGGGGACAAACACGCTACTAACATCACTAACTGAAAAATCATCCGATATCAATCAGTTAGCAGCAGGTGCAAAACAAGCAGATGCCGGCGCAGGGGAATTATTATCTGCTATTACGGGTGGTTCGAGCAATATAAGTAAACTAGCAAATGGCTCTAAGGAAGTGGCAACGGGTGCAAGCCAGTTAAAGGTCGGTTCTGAACAAGTGCTCGCTGGTTTAAATTCATTACAAGGTGGGACAAATCAAGTATATGATGGCTTGCAGCAATTACAGCCGGGTTCACAAAATTTATTAGCAGGGTTACAGCAATTATCGGCGGGTGCAAACCAATTATATGCGGGTGTCGCTTTAGGAGATGGAACAGCAGCGAACCCAGGATTAGCAAATGGTTTAGCACAGCTAGCAACGGTTTTACAATCGAAGGAGCAAAGTATTCAACAGCTAGCTCAGGGTGCGCAGTTATTACAAGGTTTGGCTCAAGCACCCGGACTAGAAACTTATAAGGACAATTTACTTGCACTAAGCGCTGGTTTAACGGAATTAGGTCAAATCTATCCAGTAGCAGTCCAAAGTGCAGGTGCATTAAATAATGGCGCACAACAAATTGTACAAAGTATGCCAACGTTGACACAAGGACTTGAAAGCGCGGTATCTGGGCAACAATCAATTGTCGGAGGTATTGGTGCACTTGTAGACGGACAGGCACAAGCCGTAGCTGGCGTTAACAAATTAGTAGTGGGTCAAACGGCAGTCGTAGCCGGCGCAGCAAAGCTTTCGAGTGGTTCTTCACAACTTGCAGCGGGCAATACGACATTATTAAATTCTTGGGGTCAACTTGGAGCAGGTGCTTCAAGTCTGAAAAACGGATTGACTCAAATTAGTACAGGCAATGAAACGGTAGCGACAGGTTGGCAGACAATGACAGAGGGCGTAACGTCATTAAATGATGGTGCGAATCGGTTACAAGATGGTTCTAATCAGCTTGTAACAGGTCTTGAAGGTGGTCGTGATCAAGTAGCGGCGCTAAAAATTACCGATGCCAATATTTCGATGTTTGCTTCCCCTGTAAAGTTAGCAGGAGATAAGGTCAATACGTATGAATATTACCGTGATTCAACAGCACCGTATGTATTATCACTCGCTTTATTTGTAGGGATGCTTGTACTTTCGTTCTTTGTTGACTTTAAAAAGCCGGTAGTATTTCCAAAATCTGCTGTAAGTTGGTTTGTAAGCAAATGGCTCCAATTGGCGGGATTTGCAACGATTCAAGCCATATTAGTAGCGGCATTCACATTACTAGCATTACAACTTCAGGTTGAAAATGTGATGATGTTCTTCTTATTTGCGATATTAGCGAGCATTACATTTATGTCAATTGTCTTCTTCTTAGTATCCTCAGCAGACAATGTAGGTCGCTTTATTGCACTAGTATTGGTCGTAGCGCAATTATCGATTACAGGGGCAAACTTACCGATTCCAATGTTACCTGAAAATTTACAGTCTTTAAGTACGCTATTGCCATTTACGTATTCGATTTCAGGTTTCAAATCGGCTATTACGCTAGGAGACACATCGTTAGTCATGTCCAATTCATCCATCTTGGCATTGTATTTAGTTGGGGCATCTGTCTTAGCGTTCGTCACATTTGTCGTAAGCTACAAATCATTAACAACGAAATACACACCAGAAGTACAGCCAACAGCATAA
- a CDS encoding vWA domain-containing protein, which yields MDENIVVLYSRSLFDISHLQKARFNELVKMAKLLADSCMEGEKILTGFTNYIGDTWYAFFSKDPTLLKTAQQIDESQYDFISNLLKQDEYLQWQQLTKGDELLSVLTAISMADQLLKAIKDTQNMNLSAHNQRLVERKHTFAKKRIEELEQKIKESTTDIMKDAYRRQKHLYEERIKTVDQEMLTSQQQVKQRLKRISEQSIGTIIHQNKKKIHHTKKLIRAIGTMDGKKFEYVPLCDQFDLAEKLRASKELQRIADLVGRFKRIAMKKQKEKQIQTMERKNISIGQEVSRLLPTELANYVMAPSKLDFMRRFSESQTLVYDPVGKNQKGKGPMIICMDESSSMTSIKEQSKAFCIALLTIAKKQKRDLAIIPFASTVGEIQIFRKGQATTRDLMAFSQRFLGGGTNYEQPLRESLNILLQSEFKEADILFVTDGSSFLSTRFIDEFNATKKKKQFECTAILLTNLFNAVNVNVVNKFADRVMEVNELFEATDAFVL from the coding sequence ATGGATGAAAATATAGTTGTCTTGTATAGCCGATCACTTTTCGATATAAGCCATTTGCAAAAAGCGCGCTTTAATGAGCTAGTAAAAATGGCCAAGCTTTTGGCGGATAGCTGCATGGAAGGCGAAAAAATACTGACCGGCTTCACAAATTATATCGGGGATACATGGTATGCATTTTTTAGCAAAGACCCGACACTTTTGAAAACAGCACAGCAAATAGATGAAAGCCAATATGATTTTATTTCGAACTTGTTGAAGCAAGATGAATATCTTCAATGGCAGCAGCTAACAAAAGGGGACGAGCTGCTAAGTGTGCTGACCGCAATCAGTATGGCAGATCAATTACTAAAGGCAATAAAAGACACTCAGAACATGAATCTAAGTGCGCATAATCAAAGGTTGGTGGAGCGTAAGCATACATTTGCTAAAAAGCGTATTGAAGAGTTGGAGCAAAAAATAAAGGAGTCTACAACAGACATTATGAAGGATGCCTACCGACGCCAAAAGCATCTTTATGAAGAACGCATAAAAACGGTCGATCAAGAAATGTTGACCTCACAGCAACAAGTGAAGCAACGACTGAAGCGCATTAGTGAACAGTCTATCGGAACAATCATTCACCAAAATAAGAAAAAAATTCACCATACAAAGAAGTTAATTAGGGCAATTGGAACGATGGACGGCAAAAAGTTCGAATACGTCCCACTATGTGATCAATTTGATCTAGCTGAAAAATTACGCGCCAGCAAGGAATTACAGCGAATAGCCGACTTGGTGGGGCGCTTTAAGCGAATCGCGATGAAAAAACAAAAAGAAAAACAGATACAAACGATGGAACGGAAAAATATCTCCATTGGACAAGAAGTTTCGAGATTATTGCCAACAGAGCTTGCTAACTATGTGATGGCGCCTAGCAAGCTGGATTTTATGCGCCGTTTCAGTGAATCGCAAACACTTGTCTATGATCCGGTGGGGAAGAATCAAAAGGGAAAAGGACCAATGATTATTTGCATGGATGAAAGTAGCTCTATGACCTCGATTAAAGAGCAAAGTAAGGCATTTTGTATCGCGCTCCTGACCATTGCCAAGAAGCAAAAGCGTGATTTAGCGATTATTCCCTTTGCTAGCACAGTCGGGGAGATTCAAATCTTTCGGAAAGGACAAGCAACGACACGGGATTTAATGGCATTTAGCCAGCGCTTTTTAGGGGGTGGCACAAATTATGAGCAGCCGTTACGCGAATCATTAAACATCCTTTTGCAAAGTGAATTTAAGGAAGCAGATATCCTTTTCGTAACAGATGGCTCGAGTTTTTTATCGACACGCTTTATTGATGAGTTCAATGCGACGAAAAAGAAAAAACAATTTGAATGCACAGCAATCCTTTTAACCAACTTATTTAATGCGGTGAATGTGAACGTGGTCAATAAGTTTGCGGATCGTGTAATGGAGGTAAATGAATTATTCGAAGCAACTGATGCATTCGTTTTATAG